CTGAATTTATAACCGCTAACAGCGTTGGCGAATTTATTGCAGTCGGCATTCATATGCGGGCGTGGGCCAACAATACTCATCTGACCCATTAATACATTGAAGAACTGAGGGAATTCATCCAAACCGGTAACGCGTAAAAATTTACCGATACGGGTAATGCGGGGATCATCTTCACTGGCCTGACGAATATCAGCCTCCCTATTAATGTACATTGTACGCAGCTTATAACACCAAAAAATACGTCCCAGAAACCCTACACGCTTTTGTTTAAAAAATACGGGGCCTCTGGAATCCAGTTTTATAGCCAGCATTAAGATGGGTAATAACCAGGAAAGAACCAGCACAATGATCATCAAAGATGTCACAATATCAAAAACACGCTTGGCAACAAAATATCCATGCTTGCGCTCCAAATACAGCCTGAGTGATGGCGTCTGCTCTGTAAAAAACTTAACTCTCTTATATACTAAATTTTCGGGTTGCTCGATCATAGCACAGGTATTATGGTTCTTCAAGGACTTTGTTAACGAAATTAATGCCGTATTAGTGCCTCACTCACACTTTAACATCACATTTAATATTAAAACAACAAAATCACTTAAACCCCTAAACAAATAATTTTTTAAATGTATAAAATCCCACCATTGACAACGCAAACTTAAGAAAGGTTGCACCAAAAAAGGTTTAAAATAATTTTGCTATTTTCTTTTATATCAACACTTTTCACGGAAAACTCTCAAAACTGCACGCTTATTGCTAAAACTGCACACTTATCGATTCAGGTACACATTTTTTTAACTTTTTATGGTGAGGTAAAGCAACGTTTACGGGCATTTTTACACTCCTTTAGCAGTCGAATGTTTAAAAATGCGTTTACATTTGCAGAATTAATTAAAAACTACTGTCAGCGAAGGTTGTATGTCATATAACCGCAATCAGAAAATGAAATCTTGCCCCCAAAAATTTGATTTTTACCTGTTAATACCCTTTTACAATAATCTACCGGGGTTGCTTCATTCATTGCAAAGCGTACAGTATGATGCGGACAAATATGCAGTAGTAATTGTTGACGATGGTAGCCTACAACCCGTTACCCTGGAAGATGTGTACAGGCAGATTTCCCGGGATATATCCGTTGAAATAATACAATTGCCTTGTAATAAAGGAATTACAATTGCCCTAAACACCGGGCTTCAGTGGATCAGGCAGCAGAACAATGCCAGTTTTGTTGCCCGGCTCGATTGTGGTGACATTTGTTCGCCGGAAAGATTTTACCGTCAGGTAATTTTTTTAAAAGAGCATACACAAATAAACCTGGTTGGCAGCTGGTGCGTTTTCAAGGACTTTACAACCAATGTAGCTTTTAAATATATTACCCCATCCCAACCTAATAAGATAAAAAGGGGTATGTATTTCAGGAATCTTTTCATCCATCCTACCGTAATGTGGCGATGTGATGTTATGGGGGAGAACGAACTGTACCCCGAAACCTACCCGGATGCCGAGGATTATGGCTTTTTTTACCAGTTCCTGTCGAAGGGCGAATGCGCCATTATTCCTGAATACCTGGTAACCTGCGAAATAAATCATAAAGGTATTTCGCTGAATTCCAGAAAAAAGCAGCTGAATAGCCGGATTAAAGTGGTGAGAGAATACGGAAAAAATAGGGTTTTACGTTATTTGGGGGTTTTTAAACTGAGGTTGCTCTTAATTATCCCATATAGCCTGGTTTTTGCGATGAAAAGGGCTTTGTATGGAGTTTAATAAAATACAGATCAGATGCCATATGATAAAGACAGGGCTTATTTTTATATAAGCACCTGAAAACAAATGAGTTGCTGTTACCATTAAATCCATTTATTATGAAAATTGTACATGTGGCAGAGGCTTTTGCGGGTGGGATCGTAGTCTTTGTAAAATCCTTGGTTGAGAATATGCCTGATGATGAGCATATTATTGTTCATGGTGAAAGAGCCCATGTAACAAGATTTACTGATATTAGAAAACAGTTTGCCCAAACCAATGCCCGTTTTGTGCGGTGGCATTCAGCCCAACGGAGCATCAAAGTATCGAAAGATTTCGCGGCATTTTTTGAATTATATAAGGTTTTAAAACGGCTGAAAAAGCAACACCAGATCGACGCCGTTCATTTACACTCTTCAAAAAGTGGGTTTATTGGTAGACTTGTATGTAAGGTACTGGGGATCAATAATGTAATTTATACTCCCAATGGAGCTCCCTTCCTGGTGAGCACCAGTAAAATATCTAACTTTTTGTACAAGCAACTCGAACGCCTGGGTAATAACTTTGGCGGCCAGGTGGTTTGCTGCTCCCCCTCAGAACAGGAGGAATACGAAAAAGCTGGTATTCAGGCCATTACCATTAATAATGGGATCAAATTCGACCGGTTCAACCACATCGAAACAGAGCCTGCCAATAAAAAATTCTGTATTGTAACCAGCGGCCGGATCATCAATCAAAAAAATCCCGCTTTATTCAATAGCATTGCCCAGTACTTCCAGGAATTTAAACAATTTGAGTTCATCTGGATCGGCGATGGACCCGAGAGAGCATTATTAACTTCTTCTAATATAACGATTACCGGCTGGATGCCCGGCGAGGAAGTAGCCCGCCTGATTTCCTCGGCAAATGTGTATTTATCTACTGCAAATTTTGAAGGCCTCCCTTATGCCGTACTGGAAGCCCTGGCATTAAGAAAACCGGTTCTGCTCACCGACAGCGTTGGGAACCGTGACCTGGTTAAGTCATGTTTAAATGGTGACCTGTTTAAACATCATTCAGAAGCCATAGTCAAACTGCTGCAATATTTTAACAATACCAGCATGCTCAGCATTATGGGAGAATTTTCTGCCCTTCATGGCAAAGAATCATTTAATGTAAATCATACCTTTACCCGGTACAGGCATCTGTATGCCGGCAATCATATTGAAAATGATCGTTATTTAAAGCCGGCACTGGTAAATGCCTGATAAAATCGATTTCAACCATGGAGAAGCAACTCAACGGGGCTATTAGTCAGGATATGATCAGACAGAACCTCGACCATATAAGAAACTTTATTGAAATTGAGCTGGCCGAAAAAAAAGCAACGATAAAAGAGCAGACAGCAGAAATTGATGAGTTAAAAAAACAATTGCAACAAAAAAATATTGCCATCAGCATGTTTGAAGCCAACACCCGTGAGTTTCAGGAAACAGCTGAAGGTAACAGACAACTGATCAATAAATTATTAGGCGATATAAGTCGACTGCAGAATGATATTGACTGGTACAAAAGAACTTATGAAAAAAGAAGCCTATTGGGTGTATTAAGGGAAAAACTGGCAGGCGGAAAAAAGAACAGACAACCACGCTGATTAAGCATTATTAACCAAACGCCTAATTATAATCCTAATGAACCAAAGCTATCAAAAAACATCGCCAGACCTTATCCTGGGTATTGAGAACATCCCCATTGGTACAATAATGGCATGAATATTATGCCTAATTCTGTTACCTGTTTAAACATACGTGTACCATTCAAAACTCAAAAACCATAAGTAGCAACCTATCCTGGGTCAACTGCTACAAATACAATTTGTATGTTGCAATTTACGGGGGAAAGATTCATCCCAACCAACGAGCTTATCAATGATGAAATCGGCTTTGAGCACCTGCACCGGTATCACTCCATTATACCATTCATTCAAAATAAATCTGTACTTGATATTGCCTGCGGCGAAGGTTATGGCACCGCTTTAATAGGAAAATACGCACAAAAAGCTGTGGGTGTTGACATTGATGATACCTGTATTCAATGGGGTACCCAACACTATGCCGCCGCCAATAATAAACTGGAATTCAAAAAAGGAACTGTTGACAATATCCCACTCGCCGATAATTCAGTAGATGTAGTAGTATCTTTTGAAACCATTGAACACCTTGATGCAGCCATTCAACAGCGATTTATGGCCGAGGTAAAAAGGGTGTTGCATCCAGATGGAATACTCATTATTTCCACACCCAACACCGCCAACTATTCCGAACGGTATAACTTAAATAATGAATTTCATAAAAAGGAATTTGAGAAAGAAGAATTTCATGAATTTCTAAAGGCACATTTTGCATACGCTTATCACTTTGAACAAGGGTACGAAATAGTAAGTACAATCACCGGAAGTGAGATCAAAGACGTACATCAGTTAACTGTACTCAATTGGGAAAGAAACCTGAAAAAGGCGAATCGCAAATATCTTATCAGTATCGCCAGCAATAAAGAAGTGCAGCAAACAGACCGGCTATCCTCTGTTGTACTGCAGGTAGATAAAGATTTTTTAGGGTTGATAGATTACATAGTTGTGTTGCAGAAACAGGAACAACAGCTTCAAACAACGATTGAACAGGTAAAGGTTCTGGAGCAAACCATACAGCAGTTACAACAAACCATACAGCAACAGAACGAAGTGAACAATCAACTGGCTGCTGCTTTGATAGATAAGGACAATGTCATTACCGATCAAAACTACCGCGTTACCACCGTACAGCAGCAGGTTGACCAGTTGAATGGCCGGTTGTCTGAAATATATTCTTCAGATGGCTGGAAATTGTTGTCGGTTTATTATCGCCTGAAAGGCAAAATACTGCCCGAAAATTCCGGCAGGTATAAAAAGGTAAAAACCCTGATCAATAAACTCCGGAATAAAAAAGCTGACTCGTTCGTTGTTGAAGATTTTACCGCCGCTCATACATTTGAGATCGAAGAGATCACTTCCTTTGACAAAATAGAATTCCCGGTTTTTGATCAACCCAAAGTTTCGATCATAATACCAGCTTATGATGGCTGGCAAATGAATTACAGATGCCTCCGGTCTATTTTCAAAAATACCCACGGCGTAAGCTATGAAGTTATTTTCGCCGATGATGGCTCTTCAGATGAAACGGCAAATATAACCGAATACATAAAAAACGTTGTTTTAATCCGCAACCCTGCCAATTTAGGGTTTCTCAAAAACTGCAACAACGCAACTAAGTTTGCCAAAGGAGAATATATTCTCTTCCTGAACAATGATACAGAAGTTACAACAGGCTGGTTGCATTCCTTAACCCAATTGATGGATAAGGACCATACCATTGGCATCACAGGCTCCAAATTGATCTACCCTGATGGCCGTCTTCAGGAAGCTGGTGGTATCTTCTGGCAGGATGCTTCGGCATGGAATTACGGGCACAAAAGAAACCCCGGAGCACCGGAATATACTTATGTAAAAGAAGTGGATTATATCTCCGGCGCCAGTCTTATGATAAGGAAAAGCGTGTGGGATAAAATAGGCGGTTTCGATGAAAGATATTCACCTGCCTATTGTGAAGATGCGGACCTCGCTTTTGAGGTTAGAAAAATGGGCCTGAAAGTAGTTTACCAGCCATTATCGGTTGTAATCCATCACGAAGGATTTTCACATGGCTCAGATAATAAGCCCAAAGCGGGGTTAACTACCATTAAAGAGTACCAGAAATTAAATATTCTTAAGTTTAAGAGTAAATGGAAGGATGAACTAAAATTACAATTTCCCAATTCCACCAATATTTTTTGGGCCCGCGACAGAAGCCAGTTAAAAAAAACCATCCTGGTGATCGATCATTATGTACCTCATTTTGATAAAGACGCGGGATCAAGAACAACCTTTCAGTACCTTCAGTTATTTACCTCCCTGGGCATGAATGTTAAATTCATAGGTGATAACTTTTATAAACATGAGCCCTACACCACTGTTTTGCAACAGTTGGGTATAGAGGTATTGTTTGGCAGCCATTATGCAGAAAACTGGCAAAAATGGATCCTGGAAAACGAAAAGTATTTTGATTACATTTTATTGAACAGGCCGCACATTTCCTCAAAATATATCGACTTCCTGCGAAGCAATACAAAGGTGAAGATCTATTACTATGGTCATGACCTGCACTTCTACCGCGAATTAAAGGAGTATGAAATAACAAACGATAAGAAAAAACTGAACTCCTCCCGGGAATGGAAAAAAATTGAATACGACCTGTTTAAAAAAGCAGATGTAGTATTAACACCAACCCTCAAGGAAAAGAACATAATACAGGCTGACTTTACCAATAAAAGAATTGAGGTAATGCCTGCATTTTTCTATCCAACCATTCCAGCGCCCATAGATAATTTCGATAACAGGAACGATATCATGTTTGTTGGTGGATTTGCGCATGGGCCCAACCTGAATGCGGTATTATGGTACATTGAAAAAATTCATCCCCTTGTACTGGAAAAAATGCCCCGTACCAGGTTGATCGTTGTAGGATCAAATGTGCCGCCCCAGATCCAGAAACTAGCCTCTGCCAGTATTGTTATTAAAGGGTTTGTCAGCGACCAGGAGCTGGAGGACTTATATAAATCGGTTAAACTGATAGTTATACCTTTACGTTACGGAGCGGGTTTAAAGGGAAAAACGGTTGAGGCAATGGTAAACGGGCTTCCTATTGTAAGTACCTCTTTTGGCCTGGAAGGGCTGCAGGTAGAAGACTGGCTGCAACCACATGATAATGAACAGGATTTTGCAAAAGAAATAATCTCCCTTTACAACGATCGGGAAGCATTGAAAAAGATAAGTGCAAAGATGAATGAATATGCCAGGGAAAATTTCACCAGCGAGGCAGCAGCCATTACATTCAAAAAGATATTTAACTTATAACTCCTTCAACCCTTATTCTATCCCGGTCATTATAGTATTCCAATTTTTAGTTTTTACAACTATATAAAATGCTAATTGAAAAAAGAAATAGTGTAAGAGACAGATTGATCAGGATGTACAAACAGGCCAATGCAGGGCATGTGGGATGTTCATTATCCTGCCTCGACATGGCTGTATTCATTAAGTTTGAATTGATGAAGGTTGCCGATGAACTTATTTTATCAAAAGGGCATGCAGCAGCCTTATTATATAGTTTATTTGCGGAGGATGGCACTATTTCAGCGGCTGAAATTGAGACCTTTTATAAAAATGGCACCCATTTATCGGCCCATCCCCCGGTTAACAAGATCAAAGGGATACCTTTCGCAACAGGAAGCCTGGGG
The Niastella koreensis GR20-10 genome window above contains:
- a CDS encoding sugar transferase — translated: MIEQPENLVYKRVKFFTEQTPSLRLYLERKHGYFVAKRVFDIVTSLMIIVLVLSWLLPILMLAIKLDSRGPVFFKQKRVGFLGRIFWCYKLRTMYINREADIRQASEDDPRITRIGKFLRVTGLDEFPQFFNVLMGQMSIVGPRPHMNADCNKFANAVSGYKFRNLVKPGITGLAQIKGYRGPTKDFESIFHRYQFDAFYVRNANFWLDVRIVRKTIAQIIGEVFTRVFKSKSENKVSTEEWNTPSLKTIQN
- a CDS encoding glycosyltransferase — its product is MKSCPQKFDFYLLIPFYNNLPGLLHSLQSVQYDADKYAVVIVDDGSLQPVTLEDVYRQISRDISVEIIQLPCNKGITIALNTGLQWIRQQNNASFVARLDCGDICSPERFYRQVIFLKEHTQINLVGSWCVFKDFTTNVAFKYITPSQPNKIKRGMYFRNLFIHPTVMWRCDVMGENELYPETYPDAEDYGFFYQFLSKGECAIIPEYLVTCEINHKGISLNSRKKQLNSRIKVVREYGKNRVLRYLGVFKLRLLLIIPYSLVFAMKRALYGV
- a CDS encoding glycosyltransferase — translated: MKIVHVAEAFAGGIVVFVKSLVENMPDDEHIIVHGERAHVTRFTDIRKQFAQTNARFVRWHSAQRSIKVSKDFAAFFELYKVLKRLKKQHQIDAVHLHSSKSGFIGRLVCKVLGINNVIYTPNGAPFLVSTSKISNFLYKQLERLGNNFGGQVVCCSPSEQEEYEKAGIQAITINNGIKFDRFNHIETEPANKKFCIVTSGRIINQKNPALFNSIAQYFQEFKQFEFIWIGDGPERALLTSSNITITGWMPGEEVARLISSANVYLSTANFEGLPYAVLEALALRKPVLLTDSVGNRDLVKSCLNGDLFKHHSEAIVKLLQYFNNTSMLSIMGEFSALHGKESFNVNHTFTRYRHLYAGNHIENDRYLKPALVNA
- a CDS encoding glycosyltransferase; this translates as MLQFTGERFIPTNELINDEIGFEHLHRYHSIIPFIQNKSVLDIACGEGYGTALIGKYAQKAVGVDIDDTCIQWGTQHYAAANNKLEFKKGTVDNIPLADNSVDVVVSFETIEHLDAAIQQRFMAEVKRVLHPDGILIISTPNTANYSERYNLNNEFHKKEFEKEEFHEFLKAHFAYAYHFEQGYEIVSTITGSEIKDVHQLTVLNWERNLKKANRKYLISIASNKEVQQTDRLSSVVLQVDKDFLGLIDYIVVLQKQEQQLQTTIEQVKVLEQTIQQLQQTIQQQNEVNNQLAAALIDKDNVITDQNYRVTTVQQQVDQLNGRLSEIYSSDGWKLLSVYYRLKGKILPENSGRYKKVKTLINKLRNKKADSFVVEDFTAAHTFEIEEITSFDKIEFPVFDQPKVSIIIPAYDGWQMNYRCLRSIFKNTHGVSYEVIFADDGSSDETANITEYIKNVVLIRNPANLGFLKNCNNATKFAKGEYILFLNNDTEVTTGWLHSLTQLMDKDHTIGITGSKLIYPDGRLQEAGGIFWQDASAWNYGHKRNPGAPEYTYVKEVDYISGASLMIRKSVWDKIGGFDERYSPAYCEDADLAFEVRKMGLKVVYQPLSVVIHHEGFSHGSDNKPKAGLTTIKEYQKLNILKFKSKWKDELKLQFPNSTNIFWARDRSQLKKTILVIDHYVPHFDKDAGSRTTFQYLQLFTSLGMNVKFIGDNFYKHEPYTTVLQQLGIEVLFGSHYAENWQKWILENEKYFDYILLNRPHISSKYIDFLRSNTKVKIYYYGHDLHFYRELKEYEITNDKKKLNSSREWKKIEYDLFKKADVVLTPTLKEKNIIQADFTNKRIEVMPAFFYPTIPAPIDNFDNRNDIMFVGGFAHGPNLNAVLWYIEKIHPLVLEKMPRTRLIVVGSNVPPQIQKLASASIVIKGFVSDQELEDLYKSVKLIVIPLRYGAGLKGKTVEAMVNGLPIVSTSFGLEGLQVEDWLQPHDNEQDFAKEIISLYNDREALKKISAKMNEYARENFTSEAAAITFKKIFNL